A single genomic interval of Methylosinus sp. LW4 harbors:
- a CDS encoding ABC transporter ATP-binding protein, with amino-acid sequence MRGSATGRAIEVEALGMTMRFGGFLALDDVSMRVAAGSFHALLGENGAGKSTLVKCMLGYQKPSDGQMLVDGREAKILGPRDAATLGLGMVYQHFTLAPSLTGAENLVIARADGRFVIDWRKERAALAQFMESMPFRVPLDRPVGALSTGERQKLEIAKQLYLGRRFLVLDEPTSALTPDEAEEVLGHVRALTRGGGLTALMISHKFREVFAFADDVTVLRKGRRAGGGAISALDRSALAAMMIGEQKIATLDARAAVAETAEPVLEIRTLRAPGGAGRTSIEIDDLVLHGGEIVGVAGIAGNGQRELLDVLAGQRAPEAGKIRVKGARYGATRAEMKELNVRFIPEEPLRNACAPLMSVAENLAFRTFDLDRDGGPQRWLDGRAIRRDAERLVDRFEVKAASIDAPIATLSGGNVQRAVLARELTGDVDLLIVANPCFGLDFAAVAEIRARIMQARNAGAAVLLVSEDLDELLELSDRILVMSEGAIVYETPIAAADAHEIGRHMAGRG; translated from the coding sequence ATGAGGGGCTCGGCGACAGGACGCGCAATAGAGGTCGAAGCGCTCGGCATGACGATGCGCTTCGGCGGCTTTCTCGCCCTCGACGACGTGTCCATGCGCGTCGCCGCGGGCTCCTTCCATGCTCTGCTCGGCGAGAATGGCGCGGGCAAGTCGACGCTCGTCAAATGCATGCTGGGCTACCAGAAGCCGAGCGACGGGCAGATGCTCGTCGACGGTCGCGAGGCGAAGATCCTCGGCCCGCGCGACGCCGCGACGCTCGGGCTCGGCATGGTCTATCAGCATTTCACCTTGGCGCCGTCGCTGACCGGGGCGGAGAATCTCGTGATCGCGCGCGCCGATGGGCGCTTCGTGATCGATTGGCGAAAGGAGCGCGCCGCGCTCGCGCAATTCATGGAGAGCATGCCCTTTCGCGTCCCGCTCGACCGGCCGGTGGGCGCGCTTTCCACGGGAGAGCGGCAAAAGCTCGAAATCGCCAAGCAGCTCTATCTCGGACGGCGTTTCCTCGTCCTCGACGAGCCGACTTCCGCGCTGACCCCCGACGAGGCGGAAGAAGTTCTCGGCCATGTGCGCGCGCTGACGCGCGGCGGCGGGCTCACCGCGCTGATGATCTCGCACAAGTTCCGCGAAGTCTTCGCCTTCGCCGACGACGTCACCGTGCTGCGCAAAGGCAGGCGCGCCGGCGGCGGCGCGATAAGCGCGCTCGACCGTTCCGCGCTCGCGGCGATGATGATCGGCGAGCAGAAGATCGCGACGCTCGACGCCCGCGCCGCCGTCGCCGAAACGGCGGAGCCCGTGCTGGAAATCAGAACGCTCCGAGCGCCGGGCGGCGCCGGGCGGACATCGATCGAGATCGACGATCTCGTGCTTCACGGCGGCGAAATCGTCGGCGTCGCCGGAATCGCCGGCAATGGGCAAAGGGAGCTGCTCGACGTTCTCGCAGGCCAGCGCGCGCCGGAGGCCGGCAAGATCAGGGTCAAAGGCGCGCGCTATGGCGCGACGCGCGCCGAAATGAAGGAGCTCAATGTGCGCTTCATTCCAGAGGAGCCGCTGCGCAACGCCTGCGCGCCGCTGATGAGCGTCGCCGAAAATCTGGCGTTCCGAACTTTCGATCTCGATCGCGACGGCGGCCCGCAACGCTGGCTCGACGGCCGGGCGATCCGTCGCGACGCAGAACGGCTCGTCGATCGCTTCGAGGTCAAGGCCGCCTCCATCGATGCGCCGATCGCGACGCTCTCCGGCGGCAATGTCCAACGCGCCGTCCTCGCACGCGAGCTGACCGGAGACGTCGATCTGCTCATCGTCGCCAATCCTTGCTTCGGACTCGATTTCGCGGCGGTGGCGGAAATTCGCGCCCGCATCATGCAAGCCCGCAACGCCGGCGCCGCCGTATTGCTGGTTTCCGAAGATCTCGACGAGCTTCTGGAGCTTTCGGACCGCATTCTCGTCATGTCCGAGGGCGCGATCGTCTACGAGACGCCGATCGCGGCCGCCGACGCGCATGAGATCGGCCGACATATGGCGGGGAGAGGCTGA
- a CDS encoding cysteine hydrolase family protein, with protein MTKIAAEPFAFELEPSALALVIIDMQRDFIEPGGFGESLGNDVSRLRAIVPTVLRLLLSFRARGLPVIHTMECHRPDLSDCPPAKRDRGAPRLRIGDPGPMGRVLIVGEPGAAILPELAPLPGEIVIEKPGKGAFYATSLQEELTRIGARQLVFAGVTTEVCVQTTIREANDRGYECLLAEDATASYFPQFETATLEMIRAQGAIIGWTATTEQILAGLRDV; from the coding sequence ATGACGAAAATCGCGGCGGAGCCGTTCGCCTTCGAGCTCGAGCCGAGCGCGCTCGCGCTGGTCATCATCGATATGCAACGCGACTTCATCGAGCCCGGCGGCTTCGGCGAGAGTCTCGGCAACGACGTGTCGCGGCTTCGCGCCATTGTGCCGACCGTGCTGCGCTTGCTGCTGAGCTTTCGCGCGCGCGGCCTTCCCGTCATCCATACGATGGAGTGTCATCGCCCCGATCTGTCGGACTGCCCTCCCGCCAAGCGCGACCGCGGCGCTCCGCGCCTGCGCATCGGCGATCCAGGTCCGATGGGCCGCGTGCTGATCGTGGGCGAGCCCGGCGCCGCCATACTGCCCGAGCTCGCCCCTCTCCCCGGCGAGATCGTGATCGAAAAGCCGGGCAAGGGCGCCTTTTACGCTACGTCGCTGCAAGAGGAGCTGACGCGGATCGGCGCTCGCCAGCTCGTCTTCGCAGGCGTCACCACGGAAGTCTGCGTGCAGACCACGATACGCGAGGCCAATGACCGCGGCTATGAATGCCTCCTCGCCGAAGATGCGACCGCGAGCTATTTTCCACAGTTCGAGACCGCGACGCTGGAGATGATCCGCGCCCAGGGCGCGATCATCGGATGGACAGCGACGACAGAGCAAATTCTCGCGGGGCTGCGCGATGTCTGA
- a CDS encoding cupin domain-containing protein: MSDRCYADLLAGGWRALAFSPFRDGVDICWLERGETPNDPSLAVLRYAPGASVPRHRHSGLETIVVLDGAQSDETGELRAGAVALNIPGSAHSVWSKDGCVVLIQWTKPVEILDSEQ, translated from the coding sequence ATGTCTGATCGATGCTACGCCGATCTCCTCGCCGGCGGCTGGCGAGCGCTCGCCTTCTCGCCTTTTCGCGATGGCGTCGACATTTGTTGGCTCGAACGCGGCGAGACGCCGAACGACCCTTCGCTCGCCGTGCTCCGCTACGCGCCGGGCGCGAGCGTCCCCAGACATAGGCATTCGGGCCTCGAGACCATCGTCGTTCTCGACGGCGCGCAAAGCGACGAGACCGGCGAGCTGCGCGCCGGCGCCGTGGCGCTGAACATCCCCGGCAGCGCGCATTCGGTCTGGTCAAAGGACGGCTGCGTCGTGCTGATCCAATGGACGAAGCCCGTCGAGATTCTCGACTCGGAGCAATGA
- the atzF gene encoding allophanate hydrolase, which yields MMLQFDIESLLDAYARGLSPLAVVETVYDRLEAAADPGIFIHLAPKEALLREAAALGAFDPAVPLWGVPFAVKDNIDVAGMPTTAACPAFSHVPQVDATVVALLKRAGALCIGKTNMDQFATGLVGVRTPYPVPRNAIDPTLAPGGSSSGSAVVVARGIVAFALGTDTAGSGRIPAGLNNIVGLKPTLGALSTSGVTPACRSLDCVSIFALTVEDAYRVFEITATYDASDPFSKRVPKAPLGARPPRLRVGVPAELRFFGDALMEAGYEAALGRLVRLGCQIVALPFEDFHAVADLLYRGAFVAERYAAIREFIETNEAALHPVTRAIICGASRLSAVDAFESVYALRALQARIEPLLASVDLLCVPTAPTHYTLAEIAAEPIDANTRLGTYTNFVNLLDLCGVAVPVGALADGRPASVTLLAPANRDTLVAALARDLHADNGLGATGWRRRPRAAPPPDDGERIEIVVVGAHLSGMPLNGELTALGARFSRVARTAPGYRLYALAGQTPPKPGLMRDETSSGAVEIEVWTLDVAAFGRFVASVPPPLCIGTVRLADGSAPKGFLVEPAALNGADDITVHGGWRAYCLALAEPHTT from the coding sequence ATGATGCTGCAATTCGACATCGAAAGCCTTCTCGACGCTTATGCGCGCGGCCTCTCGCCTCTCGCCGTCGTCGAGACCGTCTATGACCGGCTCGAGGCTGCGGCCGATCCGGGCATTTTCATTCATCTCGCGCCGAAGGAGGCGCTGCTGCGCGAGGCGGCCGCGCTCGGCGCCTTCGACCCCGCCGTCCCGCTGTGGGGCGTTCCTTTCGCCGTCAAGGACAATATCGACGTCGCCGGAATGCCGACGACCGCCGCCTGCCCGGCCTTTTCTCATGTCCCGCAGGTCGACGCGACCGTCGTCGCTCTGTTGAAGCGCGCGGGAGCGCTCTGCATCGGCAAGACGAACATGGATCAGTTCGCGACGGGCCTCGTCGGCGTCCGAACGCCCTATCCCGTTCCGCGCAATGCGATCGATCCGACGCTCGCGCCGGGCGGCTCGTCTTCGGGCTCGGCTGTCGTCGTCGCGCGAGGCATTGTCGCTTTCGCGCTCGGAACGGATACGGCGGGCTCTGGGCGGATACCCGCGGGGCTGAACAATATCGTCGGCCTGAAGCCGACCCTGGGCGCGCTCTCGACCTCGGGCGTCACGCCGGCCTGCCGCTCGCTCGATTGCGTCTCGATCTTCGCCCTCACCGTCGAGGACGCTTATCGCGTCTTCGAGATCACGGCGACGTATGACGCCAGCGATCCGTTTTCCAAGCGAGTCCCGAAAGCCCCGCTCGGCGCGCGGCCGCCCAGGCTGCGCGTCGGCGTCCCGGCGGAGCTCCGCTTCTTCGGCGACGCGCTGATGGAAGCGGGCTATGAAGCCGCGCTCGGGCGGCTCGTTCGGCTCGGATGCCAGATCGTCGCTCTGCCTTTCGAAGATTTCCACGCCGTCGCCGATCTGCTCTATCGCGGCGCCTTCGTCGCCGAGCGCTACGCCGCGATCCGCGAGTTCATCGAGACCAATGAGGCGGCGCTGCATCCCGTCACCCGCGCCATCATCTGCGGCGCGAGCCGCTTGTCGGCGGTCGACGCTTTCGAGAGCGTCTATGCGCTGCGGGCGCTGCAGGCGCGCATCGAGCCACTGCTGGCGTCGGTCGATCTCCTCTGCGTCCCCACGGCGCCGACCCATTACACGCTCGCGGAAATCGCGGCGGAGCCGATCGACGCCAATACGCGGCTCGGAACCTATACGAATTTCGTCAATTTGCTCGATCTCTGCGGCGTCGCCGTTCCCGTCGGCGCGCTCGCCGACGGCCGACCGGCGAGCGTCACCTTATTGGCGCCGGCCAATCGCGATACGCTCGTCGCGGCGCTCGCGCGCGATTTGCACGCAGACAATGGCCTCGGCGCGACCGGCTGGCGAAGGCGGCCGCGCGCGGCGCCGCCGCCCGACGATGGCGAGCGCATCGAGATCGTCGTCGTCGGCGCTCATCTCTCCGGCATGCCGCTCAATGGCGAATTGACGGCGCTCGGCGCGAGATTCTCGCGCGTTGCGCGCACCGCGCCCGGCTACCGGCTCTATGCGCTCGCGGGACAGACGCCGCCGAAGCCGGGTCTCATGCGGGACGAGACGAGCTCGGGCGCAGTGGAGATCGAGGTCTGGACGCTGGACGTCGCCGCTTTCGGCCGATTTGTCGCATCCGTTCCGCCGCCGCTCTGCATCGGAACCGTTCGTCTCGCGGACGGATCTGCGCCGAAGGGATTTCTCGTCGAGCCGGCCGCTCTGAACGGCGCGGACGACATCACAGTCCATGGCGGCTGGCGAGCCTATTGCCTCGCGCTCGCGGAACCGCACACCACATGA
- a CDS encoding response regulator transcription factor: MKSSVILIVDDDPGALAFLSTAIEDRGATALVARSGDSALAILERLTPDIILLDAVMPGLDGFEVCRRLKRDDRLAGVPVIFMTGLSDTDHVVQGFTVGGVDYVTKPIVVEQLLVRLSAHMATSRMALRARSALDASGRHLLATDRRGSVIWSTPKARSLLDLDIEDEDVTASRRAAQLRALMPDQRTNAQKEAIITTRAGVRIRILYLGLVSGDELLFCVTEADESGAESALSRALSVTPRESEVLLWLSRGKSNADIAAILGLSPRTVDKHLEQIYKKMGVENRTAAVRMAIQIIERL; encoded by the coding sequence ATGAAGTCTAGTGTGATCCTCATCGTCGACGACGATCCCGGCGCGCTCGCCTTTCTTTCGACCGCGATAGAGGACCGCGGCGCGACGGCGCTGGTCGCGCGAAGCGGCGATTCGGCTCTCGCTATTTTGGAGCGCTTGACGCCCGACATTATCCTGCTCGACGCCGTGATGCCGGGGCTGGATGGATTCGAAGTCTGTCGCCGACTCAAGCGGGACGACCGTCTGGCCGGCGTGCCGGTCATTTTCATGACGGGGCTCAGCGATACGGATCATGTCGTGCAAGGCTTTACCGTCGGCGGCGTCGATTATGTGACCAAGCCGATCGTCGTCGAGCAATTGCTGGTGCGGCTGAGCGCACATATGGCGACGTCCCGCATGGCTTTGCGCGCCAGATCGGCGCTCGACGCTTCCGGCCGTCATCTTTTGGCGACCGACCGGCGCGGCTCGGTCATTTGGAGCACGCCGAAAGCCCGCTCGCTGCTCGATCTCGACATAGAAGACGAAGACGTCACGGCTTCCCGTCGAGCTGCGCAATTGCGCGCGCTCATGCCCGATCAGCGCACGAATGCGCAGAAGGAGGCGATCATCACCACTCGGGCCGGCGTCAGAATCCGTATTCTCTATCTCGGCCTCGTCAGCGGGGACGAGCTGCTGTTCTGCGTGACGGAAGCCGATGAGAGCGGCGCGGAAAGCGCGCTGTCGCGCGCTTTGTCGGTCACGCCGCGCGAATCCGAAGTATTGCTCTGGCTGTCGCGGGGAAAATCGAATGCGGATATCGCCGCGATTTTGGGGCTGAGCCCCAGAACCGTCGACAAGCACCTCGAGCAAATCTACAAAAAAATGGGCGTCGAGAACAGAACGGCGGCCGTTCGCATGGCGATTCAGATTATCGAACGCCTTTGA
- a CDS encoding hybrid sensor histidine kinase/response regulator has product MTAQQRIVRVRREYNKWVADQTLEDYALRFTAERARRWSPFRVANTAIASVSFLALEAIGAAITLTCGFTNAAAAIVVVSAIIFITCVPIAYYAARYGADIDLLTRGAGFGYLGSTITSIIYASFTFIFFAIEAAIMAKALEAGLGVPDALGYLICAFAVLPIVTHGFTSISRFQMWTQPLWIALHVAPFAAIALQDHATLSAWTKFTGRIGPLDGKLDLTLFGAASGVVFALAAQIGEQVDFLRFLPGAATVGKARWWASLIAAGPGWIIVGAAKMLAGSFLAYLAFKHGVPPQNAGDPTQMYVVAFGYVAPDETIGLGLATTFVIVSQLKINVTNAYAGSIAWSNFFSRLTHSHPGRVVWLVFNIVIAVVLIELGVYRALEGILGFYSHVAVAWIGALFADLAINKPLGLSPKGIEFKRAYLYEINPVGCGATLVAGVLSIAAHAGALGETARAMSCYLALAAALIAAPLIAYATKGRFYIARRERTPVSAEAQKCCICEHEFEPQDMASCPAYAGPICSLCCTLDARCGDACKPDTRLADQLRRSLARVLSERAAMMLGSNVGRYLVIFALIICLLGGALWLVYWQAVLDARIAPALIGPPLLKAFVILSLISGIISWFFVLAQESRLVAQEETQRQTTLLMQEIEAHKNTDRALQKAKEAAEAANIAKSRYVVGLSHEFRTPLNSILGYVQLLERRPHSAPSDPNALRTIRRSAEHLASLVDGLLDIAKIEAGRMEVHRDHVRLPAVLRQVVDMFRLQAEAKGVAFRYEVRGSLPKWVRIDEKRLRQILLNLLSNAVKFTEVGEVRFTIVYDRDMATFEVEDTGPGIPTDQHQRIFRPFERLESLGRKWAPGTGLGLTITKLMTEVLGGDISLRSSVGHGSLFSVKFYLPQSAPPIVLSRPDYSQISGYDGARVTVVVADDEASHRELVARLLAPLGFVVFAARDGTACLELVERVAPQLVLLDINMPGPSGWEVAQTVRRRKGRDVAIVMLSADAEKELDVDIDRCACEGYLVKPFKLGDLLDLIAATCDLVWRFGAPISGAEGCGSGARGRLPVDDLVALAEIGHARGVTALLKKYRAEFPEEDSLVETLSRLAIEMKFDELVTVARRSQIRSDQRDQMEAKDEV; this is encoded by the coding sequence ATGACGGCACAGCAGCGGATCGTTCGGGTTCGACGCGAATACAACAAATGGGTCGCGGATCAGACCCTCGAGGACTACGCTCTGCGCTTCACAGCCGAACGGGCGCGCCGATGGTCGCCGTTTCGCGTCGCCAACACCGCCATCGCGTCAGTGTCCTTCCTGGCTCTCGAGGCGATCGGCGCCGCGATCACGCTGACCTGCGGATTCACCAACGCCGCGGCGGCGATCGTCGTCGTCAGCGCGATCATCTTCATCACCTGCGTGCCGATCGCCTATTATGCCGCGCGCTATGGCGCGGACATCGATCTTCTGACCCGCGGCGCAGGCTTCGGCTATCTCGGATCGACCATCACCTCGATCATCTATGCGAGCTTCACCTTCATCTTCTTCGCCATCGAGGCGGCGATCATGGCCAAGGCGCTGGAGGCGGGACTCGGCGTGCCGGACGCTCTCGGCTACCTCATCTGCGCATTCGCCGTGCTGCCGATCGTGACGCATGGATTCACATCGATCAGCCGGTTCCAAATGTGGACGCAGCCGCTTTGGATCGCGCTCCATGTCGCGCCCTTCGCGGCGATCGCGCTGCAGGATCATGCGACGCTATCCGCCTGGACGAAGTTCACCGGCCGCATCGGGCCGCTCGACGGGAAGCTCGATCTCACTTTGTTCGGAGCCGCGTCCGGCGTCGTCTTCGCGCTCGCCGCTCAAATCGGCGAACAGGTGGATTTTCTGCGCTTCCTGCCCGGAGCCGCGACGGTCGGAAAAGCGAGGTGGTGGGCGTCGCTCATCGCCGCCGGCCCCGGCTGGATCATCGTCGGCGCGGCCAAAATGCTGGCGGGGTCGTTTCTGGCCTATCTCGCCTTCAAGCACGGCGTTCCGCCGCAGAACGCCGGCGATCCGACGCAAATGTATGTCGTCGCCTTCGGCTATGTGGCGCCCGACGAGACGATCGGCCTCGGACTCGCCACCACTTTCGTCATCGTGTCGCAGCTGAAGATCAATGTGACCAACGCTTATGCGGGATCGATCGCCTGGTCGAACTTTTTCTCGCGGCTGACGCACAGCCATCCCGGCCGCGTCGTGTGGCTCGTGTTCAACATCGTCATTGCGGTCGTTTTGATCGAGCTCGGCGTCTATCGTGCGCTCGAGGGCATTCTCGGCTTCTACTCACATGTGGCAGTCGCATGGATCGGCGCGCTCTTCGCGGATCTCGCGATCAACAAGCCTCTCGGCCTCAGCCCGAAGGGCATAGAGTTCAAGCGCGCCTATCTCTATGAGATCAATCCGGTCGGCTGTGGCGCGACGCTTGTCGCCGGCGTTTTGTCGATCGCCGCGCATGCCGGGGCGCTGGGCGAAACGGCGCGGGCCATGTCCTGCTATCTCGCTCTCGCCGCGGCGCTGATCGCCGCGCCTCTCATCGCCTATGCGACGAAAGGCCGATTCTACATCGCCCGGCGTGAGCGGACGCCGGTCTCCGCCGAAGCGCAAAAATGCTGTATCTGTGAGCATGAGTTCGAGCCGCAGGACATGGCGAGCTGTCCCGCCTATGCCGGCCCGATCTGCTCGCTATGCTGCACGCTCGACGCCCGCTGCGGCGACGCCTGCAAGCCGGACACGCGGCTCGCGGATCAGCTGCGACGCTCTCTCGCACGCGTGCTGTCCGAGCGTGCGGCGATGATGCTCGGCTCGAATGTCGGGCGTTACCTCGTCATCTTCGCCCTCATCATTTGCCTGCTGGGCGGCGCGCTCTGGCTCGTCTATTGGCAGGCGGTTCTGGATGCGCGCATCGCGCCCGCGCTCATCGGTCCGCCTCTGCTCAAGGCTTTCGTGATCTTGAGCTTGATCTCGGGAATCATCTCCTGGTTTTTCGTGCTGGCGCAGGAAAGCCGGCTGGTGGCGCAAGAGGAGACGCAGCGCCAGACGACGCTGCTGATGCAAGAGATAGAGGCGCATAAGAACACCGACCGCGCATTGCAGAAGGCGAAGGAGGCGGCGGAGGCCGCCAATATCGCCAAGAGCCGCTATGTGGTCGGCTTGAGCCACGAGTTTCGCACGCCGCTCAATTCCATTCTCGGCTATGTTCAGCTGCTCGAGAGACGGCCGCATTCGGCTCCGTCCGATCCGAACGCTCTGCGCACGATTCGTCGTTCGGCGGAGCATCTGGCCAGTCTGGTGGACGGGCTGCTCGACATCGCCAAGATCGAGGCCGGCCGCATGGAGGTGCATCGCGATCATGTGCGTCTGCCGGCCGTGCTGCGGCAGGTCGTCGACATGTTTCGGCTGCAGGCGGAGGCCAAGGGCGTGGCGTTTCGCTACGAGGTTCGCGGCTCATTGCCGAAATGGGTGCGGATCGACGAGAAGCGGCTTCGGCAGATCCTGCTCAATCTCCTGTCGAACGCCGTGAAATTCACCGAGGTCGGCGAAGTGCGATTCACGATCGTCTATGATCGCGACATGGCGACCTTCGAGGTGGAGGACACAGGTCCCGGAATTCCAACGGATCAGCACCAGCGAATATTTCGTCCGTTCGAGAGGCTCGAATCCCTTGGACGTAAATGGGCGCCGGGAACCGGACTCGGCCTCACCATCACCAAGCTCATGACGGAGGTGCTCGGCGGCGACATTTCCTTGCGCAGCAGCGTCGGCCACGGCAGCCTCTTCTCGGTCAAATTCTATCTTCCACAATCGGCGCCGCCGATCGTTCTATCACGGCCGGATTATTCGCAGATCAGCGGCTATGACGGCGCGCGCGTCACCGTGGTCGTCGCGGATGACGAGGCGAGCCATCGGGAGCTGGTCGCGCGTCTGCTCGCCCCGCTCGGCTTCGTCGTTTTTGCCGCGCGGGATGGAACGGCCTGTCTCGAGCTGGTCGAGCGCGTCGCTCCGCAGCTCGTATTGCTCGACATCAACATGCCCGGGCCGTCCGGCTGGGAGGTCGCGCAGACGGTGAGGCGTCGCAAAGGTCGAGACGTGGCGATCGTCATGCTTTCGGCGGACGCCGAGAAGGAGCTCGATGTCGACATCGATCGATGCGCATGCGAAGGCTATCTCGTGAAGCCGTTCAAGCTCGGCGATCTGCTCGATCTTATCGCCGCGACTTGCGATCTCGTCTGGCGGTTCGGCGCGCCGATATCAGGCGCGGAAGGCTGCGGCTCCGGGGCGAGAGGGCGGCTGCCGGTCGATGATCTTGTCGCGCTCGCCGAGATCGGCCATGCGCGCGGAGTGACGGCGCTGCTGAAGAAATATCGAGCCGAGTTTCCAGAGGAAGACTCGCTCGTCGAGACGCTGAGCCGGCTGGCGATCGAGATGAAATTCGACGAGCTCGTGACCGTCGCGCGGAGGTCGCAAATCCGCTCGGATCAGCGAGATCAGATGGAAGCGAAAGATGAAGTCTAG
- the urtA gene encoding urea ABC transporter substrate-binding protein — MLSALAATPALGFIGRPALAASAANATGLAVTDSEVTVGILHSVTGTMAISETGSVEAEKLAIEQINAMGGVLGRKIKFVQEDGASDWPTFAEKAKKLLVNDKCAAVFGCWTSASRKAVLPVFEQYNGMLYYPTFYEGLEQSKNVIYTGQEATQQIIAGLNWVTKQKGAKSFYLLGSDYIWPRTSNKIARKHIENVLKTKVVGEEYFPLGHTQFNSVINKIKLTKPDVIYAIIVGGSNVAFYKQLKAAGIDLSKQTLLTISVTEDEIDGIGGENIAGAYACMKYFQSLDNANNKGFVSAFQKKWGEKTVIGDVTQAAYLGPWLWKLTVEKAGSFDIDKVAAASPGVEFKGAPEGYVRIHENHHLWSKTRVGRARANGQYEVIYETAELVQPDPFPKGYQ; from the coding sequence ATGCTTTCCGCGCTCGCGGCGACACCGGCGCTCGGCTTCATCGGACGGCCGGCTCTGGCGGCCTCCGCCGCCAACGCCACTGGGCTGGCGGTGACGGATAGCGAGGTCACTGTCGGAATATTGCATTCCGTCACGGGAACCATGGCGATCAGCGAGACCGGCTCCGTCGAGGCGGAAAAGCTGGCGATCGAGCAGATCAACGCGATGGGCGGTGTGCTCGGCCGCAAAATCAAATTCGTGCAGGAGGACGGCGCCAGCGACTGGCCGACCTTCGCCGAAAAGGCCAAGAAGCTTTTGGTCAACGACAAATGCGCCGCCGTGTTCGGCTGTTGGACCTCCGCCTCCCGGAAGGCGGTCCTGCCGGTGTTCGAGCAGTACAATGGCATGCTCTATTACCCGACCTTCTATGAGGGGCTCGAGCAGTCGAAGAACGTCATCTACACGGGTCAGGAGGCGACGCAGCAGATCATCGCCGGCTTGAACTGGGTGACCAAGCAGAAGGGCGCCAAGAGCTTCTACTTGCTCGGATCCGATTACATCTGGCCGCGCACCTCCAACAAGATCGCCCGCAAGCATATCGAGAACGTGCTGAAAACCAAGGTCGTCGGCGAGGAATATTTCCCGCTCGGGCACACGCAGTTCAATTCGGTGATCAACAAGATCAAGCTGACCAAGCCCGATGTGATCTACGCCATCATCGTCGGCGGCTCCAATGTCGCCTTCTACAAGCAGCTCAAGGCGGCCGGCATCGATCTGTCGAAGCAGACCTTGCTCACGATCTCCGTGACCGAAGACGAGATCGACGGCATCGGCGGCGAGAATATCGCCGGCGCCTACGCCTGCATGAAATATTTTCAGTCCTTGGACAACGCCAACAACAAGGGCTTCGTCTCCGCCTTTCAGAAGAAATGGGGCGAAAAAACCGTGATCGGCGACGTCACCCAAGCCGCCTATCTCGGTCCCTGGCTATGGAAGCTCACAGTGGAGAAAGCCGGCTCGTTCGATATCGACAAAGTCGCCGCCGCTTCGCCCGGAGTCGAATTCAAAGGCGCGCCGGAAGGCTATGTGCGCATTCACGAGAACCATCATCTCTGGTCGAAGACGCGCGTCGGTCGTGCGCGCGCCAATGGACAATATGAGGTGATCTACGAAACCGCCGAGCTCGTTCAGCCGGATCCGTTCCCGAAAGGCTATCAATGA
- the urtB gene encoding urea ABC transporter permease subunit UrtB has protein sequence MLGDYSLGDLGSIFVMQGFAGLILFSVFLLMALGLAIIFGQMGVINMAHGEFMILGAYMTYLTSKLFETHLPALFPGYFFVAMIVAFLAAALLGAVVEWALISRLYKRPLDTMLATWGLSLILQQLYRSIFGAREVGVELPPWMLGSWQMTSTIEVPINGMFVMALTAVITAGVALLIYKSRLGRQVRAVVQNRVMAGAVGIDTQKVDRATFALGCGIAGIAGSAFTMVGSTGPTAGQLYIVDSFLVVVFGGAQSLIGTIASAFTISQSRSTLEFFTSGSMAQVATLIGVVVILMLRPQGLFATKVRR, from the coding sequence ATGCTCGGCGATTATTCGCTCGGCGATCTCGGCTCGATCTTCGTCATGCAGGGATTCGCCGGACTTATCCTGTTCTCGGTGTTCCTGCTCATGGCGCTCGGCCTCGCGATCATCTTCGGTCAGATGGGCGTGATCAACATGGCGCATGGCGAGTTCATGATCCTCGGCGCCTATATGACCTATCTCACCTCCAAGCTGTTCGAGACGCATCTTCCGGCGCTGTTTCCAGGCTATTTCTTCGTTGCGATGATCGTCGCCTTTCTCGCGGCGGCGCTGCTCGGCGCCGTGGTCGAATGGGCGCTGATCAGTCGGCTCTACAAGCGCCCTCTCGATACGATGCTCGCGACCTGGGGCCTCAGCCTCATTCTCCAGCAGCTCTATCGCTCCATCTTCGGCGCGCGCGAGGTCGGCGTGGAGCTGCCGCCCTGGATGCTGGGGTCCTGGCAGATGACGTCCACGATCGAGGTGCCGATCAACGGCATGTTCGTGATGGCCCTGACAGCGGTCATCACCGCCGGAGTCGCTCTGCTGATCTACAAATCTCGCCTCGGTCGCCAAGTGCGCGCCGTCGTGCAGAACAGAGTGATGGCCGGCGCTGTCGGAATCGACACGCAGAAAGTGGACCGCGCGACTTTCGCGCTCGGGTGCGGAATCGCGGGAATAGCAGGGTCCGCCTTCACCATGGTCGGATCGACGGGGCCGACCGCTGGCCAGCTCTACATCGTCGACTCCTTCCTCGTCGTCGTCTTCGGCGGAGCGCAGAGCCTCATCGGCACCATCGCATCCGCCTTCACGATCTCGCAGTCGCGATCGACGCTCGAATTCTTCACATCCGGCTCCATGGCGCAGGTCGCGACGCTGATCGGCGTCGTCGTCATTCTGATGCTGCGTCCGCAGGGCCTGTTCGCAACCAAGGTGCGGCGATGA